In Lolium rigidum isolate FL_2022 unplaced genomic scaffold, APGP_CSIRO_Lrig_0.1 contig_27753_1, whole genome shotgun sequence, a genomic segment contains:
- the LOC124680753 gene encoding uncharacterized protein LOC124680753 isoform X1 translates to MPSLQGRVLLVRILNAMYPVTLDMLNHVFSLYGSVEKIVYASTAHQVLIQYQQHQMASLALRLLQGHSLYQSCCYLEVKYALGSELQVLCPSLGVGNIFACESTEHDTSTMPNQRVIEQSAPMQILDELPSSHGPKVAVKLCKSEVVQAATMVSQGSPASSTPLLMHVDDMQVSISVQDVPGMFEEMPVYDVYEEDRSASLTFVSELCEIVGQQNQYASEKPIYDCEEPHCGAKSSSGESDHGLLAVCFNNASDNAFSHEATDFTFPIGHVIHADRSVNLTNEKSIQAASSLFVQGTTVHYTDESSEINFKKQDMLINKHGIPGSNPDLSFLKCGISPCQHHCDLNNDKEGLPWDLRSVRSTTRCSVSCLMFSLRVAYPILPSTWDPGIQWFSYKKLHFFPLIPCPLHNMNISSMWELSLEKGKQVQWDPGIKLFLYELLRLETLSKETEYAMRLLLVVKYDTQIDTTANMCCSPTYLLQQKSNIAAVLHFWRSIFDGIPYCQIFQRYTAMSLLFHCHGIPLWLIHFQVP, encoded by the exons ATGCCAAGTCTGCAAGGGAGAGTTCTTTTAGTCAGAATTCTTAATGCCATGTATCCGGTGACGTTAGACATGCTTAATCATGTCTTCTCACTTTATGGATCAGTGGAGAAGATTGTATATGCATCGACTGCACATCAAGTTCTGATTCAGtaccaacaacatcaaatggcCAGCCTAGCTTTAAGATTACTACAGGGGCATTCTCTTTATCAGTCATGTTGCTATCTAGAAGTCAAATACGCACTAGGAAGTGAGCTGCAAGTTCTCTGTCCCTCCCTTGGCGTTGGTAATATTTTTGCATGTGAGAGCACAGAGCATGACACATCTACTATGCCCAATCAACGAGTAATTGAACAGTCCGCACCAATGCAAATTCTTGATGAATTACCTTCAAGCCATGGTCCTAAAGTGGCAGTTAAGCTGTGCAAGTCAGAAGTAGTTCAGGCAGCTACAATGGTGAGCCAAGGCAGTCCAGCTTCTTCAACACCGCTACTCATGCATGTTGACGACATGCAAGTGTCGATCAGTGTGCAAGATGTTCCTGGCATGTTTGAAGAAATGCCAGTATATGATGTGTATGAGGAAGATAGAAGCGCTTCCCTGACTTTTGTCAGTGAGTTGTGTGAAATTGTTGGTCAGCAAAATCAATATGCTAGTGAGAAGCCCATCTATGATTGTGAGGAACCCCATTGTGGTGCAAAATCATCCTCAGGGGAATCTGATCATGGACTGCTTGCAGTGTGTTTCAATAACGCTTCAGATAACGCATTCAGTCACGAGGCTACAGATTTTACATTTCCAATTGGTCATGTTATACATGCTGACCGGTCCGTCAATCTCACAAACGAAAAGAGCATCCAGGCTGCCTCTTCACTGTTTGTTCAAGGAACAACCGTG cactaCACTGATGAGAGCTCTGAGATAAATTTCAAGAAGCAAGATATGCTCATCAACAAGCATGGCATCCCTGGCAGTAACCCGGATCTTTCATTTCTCAAGTGTGGCATATCTCCATGTCAACATCATTGCGATCTAAACAATGACAAGGAAGGGTTGCCTTGGGATCTAAGAAGTGTTAGGAGTACAACAAGATGCAGCGTCAGCTGTTTGATGTTCAGTTTACGTGTAGCATATCCTATATTACCTTCTACATGGGATCCTGGGATACAATGGTTCTCATATAAAAAGCTGCACTTTTTTCCTCTGATTCCATGTCCTCTACACAATATGAACATTTCTTCTATGTGGGAGCTCTCACTCGAGAAAGGAAAACAGGTGCAATGGGATCCAGGTATCAAACTCTTCTTATATGAGCTCTTGCGGTTGGAGACCTTGAGTAAAGAGACTGAATATGCAATGCGGCTTTTATTGGTTGTGAAGTATGATACTCAAATTGATACCACTGCCAATATGTGTTGTTCCCCTACATATCTACTTCAGCAAAAAAGCAACATTGCAGCAGTGCTTCATTTTTGGAGATCAATATTCGATGGTATTCCCTATTGCCAGATTTTTCAGAGATACACTGCAATGAGTTTACTATTTCATTGTCATGGAATTCCTCTTTGGCTGATCCATTTTCAAGTTCCTTAA
- the LOC124680753 gene encoding uncharacterized protein LOC124680753 isoform X2: MPSLQGRVLLVRILNAMYPVTLDMLNHVFSLYGSVEKIVYASTAHQVLIQYQQHQMASLALRLLQGHSLYQSCCYLEVKYALGSELQVLCPSLGVGNIFACESTEHDTSTMPNQRVIEQSAPMQILDELPSSHGPKVAVKLCKSEVVQAATMVSQGSPASSTPLLMHVDDMQVSISVQDVPGMFEEMPVYDVYEEDRSASLTFVSELCEIVGQQNQYASEKPIYDCEEPHCGAKSSSGESDHGLLAVCFNNASDNAFSHEATDFTFPIGHVIHADRSVNLTNEKSIQAASSLFVQGH, from the exons ATGCCAAGTCTGCAAGGGAGAGTTCTTTTAGTCAGAATTCTTAATGCCATGTATCCGGTGACGTTAGACATGCTTAATCATGTCTTCTCACTTTATGGATCAGTGGAGAAGATTGTATATGCATCGACTGCACATCAAGTTCTGATTCAGtaccaacaacatcaaatggcCAGCCTAGCTTTAAGATTACTACAGGGGCATTCTCTTTATCAGTCATGTTGCTATCTAGAAGTCAAATACGCACTAGGAAGTGAGCTGCAAGTTCTCTGTCCCTCCCTTGGCGTTGGTAATATTTTTGCATGTGAGAGCACAGAGCATGACACATCTACTATGCCCAATCAACGAGTAATTGAACAGTCCGCACCAATGCAAATTCTTGATGAATTACCTTCAAGCCATGGTCCTAAAGTGGCAGTTAAGCTGTGCAAGTCAGAAGTAGTTCAGGCAGCTACAATGGTGAGCCAAGGCAGTCCAGCTTCTTCAACACCGCTACTCATGCATGTTGACGACATGCAAGTGTCGATCAGTGTGCAAGATGTTCCTGGCATGTTTGAAGAAATGCCAGTATATGATGTGTATGAGGAAGATAGAAGCGCTTCCCTGACTTTTGTCAGTGAGTTGTGTGAAATTGTTGGTCAGCAAAATCAATATGCTAGTGAGAAGCCCATCTATGATTGTGAGGAACCCCATTGTGGTGCAAAATCATCCTCAGGGGAATCTGATCATGGACTGCTTGCAGTGTGTTTCAATAACGCTTCAGATAACGCATTCAGTCACGAGGCTACAGATTTTACATTTCCAATTGGTCATGTTATACATGCTGACCGGTCCGTCAATCTCACAAACGAAAAGAGCATCCAGGCTGCCTCTTCACTGTTTGTTCAAGG aCACTGA